The proteins below come from a single Oscillospiraceae bacterium genomic window:
- a CDS encoding prepilin peptidase, with the protein MLLLECLLNLIRFLLGAALFSFMNVVAWRLPRGMDPLQGRSACPQCGHTLGAPDLVPVFSWLFLRGRCRHCGARIPVRYFLVEVLGGVLALGCTRRFGPAFSLTQGLFGMSWAALTALAVCGILLSVALIDAETQLIPDRLNLALAVCGVVGTLLSPAGWLPHLLGAFCVSVPMLLLCLAIDGAFGGGDIKLMAAAGLFLGWQNTLLAMFLGILGGGLYGIWLLAAKRADKKDHFAFGPFLCAGIVIAMLFGEPILQWYCAFL; encoded by the coding sequence ATGCTGCTGCTTGAGTGCCTTTTGAATCTGATCCGTTTTTTGCTGGGCGCGGCGCTGTTCAGCTTTATGAATGTCGTGGCCTGGCGGCTGCCCCGGGGCATGGACCCCCTGCAGGGGCGCAGCGCATGCCCGCAGTGCGGCCATACGCTTGGTGCGCCCGACCTTGTGCCGGTTTTCAGCTGGCTGTTTTTGCGCGGGCGGTGCCGCCATTGCGGCGCGCGCATCCCGGTGCGGTATTTTCTGGTCGAAGTGCTGGGCGGTGTGCTGGCGCTGGGCTGCACCCGGCGCTTCGGCCCTGCGTTCAGCCTGACGCAGGGGCTGTTCGGCATGAGCTGGGCGGCGCTCACCGCGCTGGCGGTCTGCGGCATTTTGCTGAGCGTTGCGCTCATTGATGCCGAGACACAGCTTATCCCCGACCGGCTCAATCTCGCGTTGGCGGTCTGCGGCGTTGTAGGGACGCTGCTCTCCCCCGCCGGGTGGCTGCCCCACCTGCTCGGGGCGTTCTGCGTCAGCGTGCCGATGCTTTTGCTCTGCCTTGCCATTGACGGCGCGTTCGGCGGCGGCGACATCAAACTGATGGCGGCCGCCGGGCTGTTTCTCGGCTGGCAGAACACGCTGCTGGCGATGTTTTTGGGCATTCTGGGCGGCGGCCTTTACGGCATCTGGCTGCTGGCCGCCAAAAGGGCCGACAAAAAGGACCACTTTGCCTTCGGCCCGTTTTTATGTGCGGGCATCGTAATCGCCATGCTTTTCGGCGAGCCGATCCTGCAATGGTACTGCGCGTTTTTGTAA
- a CDS encoding type II secretion system F family protein, producing the protein MPQFRYTATNAQGKTVRGMADAPSEEALYTKLRDDGLYMSEALQTKRVRSTFRPLKTAVLADFCRNLGTLLTAGVPLVRAFRIMADERSIDPQQRALYEAVLGELRKGIPLSDAMESCAPAFPNLLLAMIRSAEGTGSIDHACTRMATYYEREHKMNQQVGNSMMYPLILCVLIVAVIAILMTFVLPQFKPMFDQMEKLPFLTQLLLDASDFVGANWPLLLVALALLFFGFRLLLAQPRIRRQWDRFILHAPVVGVLNRKICTARFASTLSNLYGSGVPIITTLGAARDSIGNRWIESQFSTALDSIRAGHSLSQSIAAIDGFEVKLASSIAVGEETGKLDSLLATISETLDYEAEMATKRLVTLLEPVMIVIMGLVVGGVVAAVIVPIYQSYGTIGASSGAI; encoded by the coding sequence ATGCCACAATTTCGTTATACTGCGACCAACGCTCAGGGCAAGACTGTCCGCGGCATGGCTGACGCCCCCAGCGAGGAGGCACTCTACACCAAGCTGCGCGATGACGGCCTGTACATGAGCGAGGCGCTGCAGACCAAGCGCGTCCGCAGCACCTTCCGCCCGTTAAAGACCGCCGTGCTGGCGGATTTCTGCCGCAATCTGGGCACCCTGCTGACTGCCGGTGTGCCGCTGGTGCGTGCCTTCCGCATCATGGCGGATGAGCGCAGCATCGACCCGCAGCAGCGCGCCCTGTACGAGGCCGTGCTGGGCGAGCTGCGCAAGGGCATCCCGCTGTCCGATGCGATGGAGTCCTGCGCACCGGCGTTCCCGAACCTGCTGCTGGCGATGATCCGCAGCGCCGAGGGCACCGGCAGCATCGACCACGCCTGCACCCGGATGGCCACCTACTATGAGCGCGAGCATAAGATGAACCAGCAGGTCGGCAACAGTATGATGTACCCGCTCATCCTCTGCGTGCTGATCGTGGCGGTCATCGCAATTTTGATGACCTTTGTGCTGCCCCAGTTCAAGCCGATGTTTGACCAGATGGAAAAGCTGCCCTTCCTGACGCAGCTTCTGCTTGATGCCAGCGACTTTGTGGGTGCCAACTGGCCGCTGCTGCTTGTGGCGCTGGCGCTCCTCTTTTTCGGCTTCAGGCTGCTTTTGGCCCAGCCCCGCATCCGCCGCCAGTGGGACCGCTTTATCCTGCATGCGCCGGTCGTGGGCGTGCTGAACCGCAAGATCTGCACCGCCCGCTTTGCCAGCACCCTGTCCAACCTGTACGGCAGCGGCGTGCCCATCATCACAACGCTGGGTGCGGCGCGCGACTCAATCGGCAACCGCTGGATCGAAAGTCAGTTCAGCACGGCGCTGGACAGCATCCGCGCCGGCCACAGCCTGTCGCAGTCCATCGCCGCGATCGATGGCTTTGAGGTCAAGCTGGCCTCCTCCATCGCCGTCGGCGAGGAGACCGGCAAGCTGGACAGTCTGCTGGCCACGATCAGCGAGACGCTCGACTACGAGGCCGAGATGGCCACCAAGCGCCTTGTCACCCTGCTGGAGCCTGTGATGATCGTCATCATGGGTCTGGTGGTCGGCGGCGTTGTGGCGGCTGTTATCGTGCCGATCTACCAGTCCTACGGCACCATCGGCGCATCGTCCGGCGCCATTTAA
- a CDS encoding type IV pilus twitching motility protein PilT, producing the protein MQIHELTALARQMKASDIHLSEGLPLMFRVDGRLMQPPVQMSADETRSLILGLMDEAHREAILTERIDADFALVAPDGTRSRVNVFFQQGQAAATLRLLNDAIPTLAELSMPPVLTKLADEPRGLILVTGPTGSGKSTTLAAMIDHINETRSDHIITIEDPIEYVYQGRQALIHQREVGADARSFASALRSALREDPDVILVGEMRDYETISAAVTAAETGHLVLSTLHTIGAAQTIDRIIDVCPAGAQNQIRGQLAAVLRGVITQQLLPLAGGKGRCAATEILVGTDAVANLIREGKCYQIPSILQSGAALGMHSLNADLARLVSMGRITREAAERCATDKSDLQNYL; encoded by the coding sequence ATGCAAATCCATGAACTCACCGCGCTGGCGCGGCAGATGAAAGCCAGCGACATCCATCTCTCCGAGGGGCTGCCCCTGATGTTCCGGGTGGACGGGCGGCTGATGCAGCCCCCCGTGCAGATGAGCGCTGACGAGACCCGCTCCCTGATCCTTGGGCTGATGGATGAGGCGCACCGCGAGGCCATCCTTACCGAGCGGATCGATGCCGATTTTGCGCTGGTCGCGCCGGACGGCACCCGCAGCCGCGTGAATGTCTTTTTCCAGCAGGGGCAGGCTGCGGCCACGCTGCGCCTGCTCAACGATGCCATCCCCACGCTGGCAGAGCTGTCGATGCCGCCCGTGCTGACAAAGCTGGCGGACGAGCCGCGCGGTCTGATCCTTGTCACCGGCCCTACCGGCAGCGGCAAGTCCACCACGCTGGCCGCGATGATCGACCATATCAACGAGACCCGCAGCGACCACATCATCACGATCGAGGATCCCATCGAGTATGTCTATCAGGGCAGGCAGGCGCTCATCCACCAGCGCGAGGTCGGCGCGGATGCGCGCAGCTTTGCCTCGGCGCTGCGCAGCGCCCTGCGCGAGGACCCTGATGTCATTCTGGTCGGCGAGATGCGCGATTATGAGACGATCTCCGCCGCCGTCACCGCCGCCGAGACCGGCCATCTGGTCCTCAGCACGCTGCACACGATCGGCGCAGCCCAGACCATTGACCGCATTATTGATGTCTGCCCCGCCGGTGCGCAGAACCAGATCCGCGGCCAGCTGGCCGCCGTGCTGCGCGGCGTCATCACCCAGCAGCTTCTGCCGCTGGCCGGGGGCAAGGGCCGCTGCGCCGCGACCGAGATTTTGGTCGGCACCGATGCCGTGGCAAACCTCATCCGTGAGGGCAAGTGCTACCAGATCCCAAGCATCCTGCAGTCCGGTGCCGCACTGGGCATGCACAGCCTGAACGCCGATCTGGCGCGCCTTGTCAGTATGGGCCGCATCACCCGCGAGGCCGCCGAGCGCTGCGCCACCGACAAGAGCGATCTGCAAAATTATTTATAA
- a CDS encoding phage holin family protein has translation MMEKRNLLQCSKAAVAAACGAFTAVFGWLGWLVLAWGACMALDWASGSAAAACRGQWSSAAARAGIWHKAGMVVVVLVSALTDGVLGMAVANLPGLGLQPNGVVLPVVLVWYIFTELGSIAENAAAMGAPVPTWLVKLLAEGKEGAEK, from the coding sequence ATGATGGAAAAGAGAAACCTGCTGCAGTGCAGCAAGGCAGCGGTGGCGGCAGCCTGCGGGGCCTTTACGGCGGTGTTCGGCTGGCTGGGCTGGCTGGTGCTGGCGTGGGGTGCCTGTATGGCGCTGGACTGGGCCAGCGGCAGCGCGGCGGCGGCCTGCCGGGGGCAGTGGTCGAGCGCGGCGGCCCGCGCCGGTATCTGGCACAAGGCCGGTATGGTCGTTGTGGTGCTGGTAAGCGCCCTGACCGACGGCGTGCTGGGCATGGCGGTTGCCAACCTGCCGGGGCTGGGGCTGCAGCCGAACGGCGTGGTGCTGCCCGTGGTGCTGGTATGGTATATTTTTACGGAGCTGGGCAGCATTGCCGAGAACGCCGCCGCCATGGGCGCGCCGGTGCCCACATGGTTGGTAAAGCTTTTGGCCGAGGGGAAGGAAGGGGCAGAAAAGTGA
- a CDS encoding bacteriophage Gp15 family protein, which produces MTGCWCLPMQAELDGAAYAIRTDYRDILELLRWLGGTADPQLDQSGRWYVAMRLFYPTFAEMPQTCWPQATDFLARFLAAGRREQARPGPPLMDWQQDAPLIAAGISRAAGQDVRTLPYLHWWSFLAWFDAIGEGSFATVVAIRDKLRRGKRLENWELDFYRTHRAAVELRSPASPAQETEKQRLLALLQ; this is translated from the coding sequence ATGACGGGCTGCTGGTGCCTGCCGATGCAGGCCGAGCTGGACGGCGCGGCGTATGCGATACGCACCGACTACCGCGATATTCTGGAGCTGCTGCGCTGGCTGGGCGGCACGGCTGACCCGCAGCTGGATCAAAGCGGGCGCTGGTATGTGGCAATGCGGCTGTTTTACCCAACATTTGCCGAGATGCCGCAGACCTGCTGGCCGCAGGCCACAGATTTTCTGGCGCGGTTTCTGGCGGCGGGCCGCCGTGAGCAGGCGCGCCCCGGTCCGCCGCTGATGGACTGGCAGCAGGATGCACCGCTCATCGCTGCGGGCATCAGCCGGGCGGCCGGGCAGGATGTGCGCACCCTGCCGTACCTGCACTGGTGGAGCTTTCTGGCGTGGTTTGATGCCATCGGCGAGGGGAGCTTTGCCACGGTGGTGGCCATCCGCGACAAGCTGCGCCGCGGCAAGCGGCTGGAAAACTGGGAGCTGGACTTTTACCGCACCCACCGTGCGGCGGTCGAGCTGCGCAGCCCGGCCAGCCCCGCACAGGAGACCGAAAAGCAGAGGCTGCTCGCCCTGCTGCAGTGA
- a CDS encoding N4-gp56 family major capsid protein, whose protein sequence is MSDFITKLSDLIDPEVMGDMVSARIPKKLRVAPFAKIDDTLAGVPGDTITVPAYTYIGDASDVAEGGEVAIEKMTTSTRKAKIKKAMKGIGLTDEAVLSGYGNPVGEANTQLALAIAAKIDSDCMEALQTASLIYDGSKAAISYNAIVDAVDLFEEEMGCSDKVLFIHPKQVTQLRKNPDFLSADKYTPGVGLTGEIGMIAGCRLVPSKKVPLVDGVYACPIVKLEADPEVDDEIPALTIYRKREVNIETERKPKTRTTEITADEFYVAVLSNEAKVVLAKFKA, encoded by the coding sequence ATGTCTGATTTTATCACGAAGCTGTCCGATCTGATCGACCCGGAGGTCATGGGCGACATGGTCTCGGCCCGTATCCCCAAGAAGCTGCGCGTGGCGCCGTTCGCCAAAATTGATGATACGCTCGCCGGTGTGCCCGGCGACACCATCACGGTGCCCGCCTACACCTACATCGGCGATGCGTCCGATGTGGCCGAGGGCGGCGAGGTCGCCATCGAGAAGATGACGACCTCCACCCGCAAGGCTAAGATCAAAAAGGCGATGAAGGGCATCGGCCTTACCGATGAGGCGGTGCTGTCCGGCTACGGCAACCCGGTGGGGGAGGCCAACACCCAGCTGGCACTGGCCATCGCCGCCAAGATCGACAGCGACTGCATGGAGGCGCTGCAGACGGCCAGCCTGATCTATGACGGCAGCAAGGCCGCCATCAGCTACAATGCGATCGTGGACGCAGTCGATCTGTTTGAGGAGGAGATGGGCTGCTCCGACAAGGTGCTGTTCATCCACCCCAAGCAGGTCACGCAGCTGCGCAAAAACCCTGACTTCCTCAGCGCGGACAAGTACACCCCCGGTGTCGGCCTGACCGGTGAGATCGGCATGATCGCAGGCTGCCGTCTGGTGCCCAGCAAAAAGGTGCCGCTGGTGGACGGCGTCTACGCCTGCCCGATCGTCAAGCTGGAGGCTGACCCCGAGGTGGACGATGAGATCCCCGCCCTGACCATCTACCGTAAGCGCGAGGTCAACATCGAGACCGAGCGCAAGCCCAAGACCCGCACCACCGAGATTACCGCAGACGAGTTCTATGTCGCAGTGCTGTCGAACGAGGCCAAGGTCGTGCTGGCAAAGTTTAAGGCGTAA